Proteins from a genomic interval of Fimbriimonadales bacterium:
- a CDS encoding sialidase family protein, which yields MKKILILLPLLLSFSLLPLNAGTSPQGRIILETPPTRGHVEPGLRILSTSGSHTYRGRSISQVNVDSSGLNIIGDAANEPSLTFNPLAPNEVAVNWRQFDSITSDFREAGLGITTDGGETWTMTTLDNGKFRSDPVMRRSEKAGLWLYCSLNVSGGNYNVHFFKASEIGLNWSNPIYAYGSDKQWFTVDNWPNSIGYGNIYMSYSTLEGENFTRSTTDADSWMSPIAIPNGCVWGQLDVSRDGTLHLAGLASPAYSSSSFRYARSSNAKYKDQTPTFDLLKNLNMGGTLEYGSNVNPIGLMGQVNISCDRTPTPGPKPIYVLCSVNPPDSDPCDVHIIRSLDNGSSWSSPVRVNSVRTGYQWLAAMDVAPNGRIDVVWYDTQNDPTNKKSQLYYSFSFNGGMNWAPAQAITEPFDHTLGYPGGNQKMGDYIDIQSDYNDVHVAFTATFNLEQDVYYVRIRVPGRK from the coding sequence ATGAAGAAGATTCTTATTTTGTTACCTCTTTTACTTAGTTTCTCTCTCCTGCCTTTGAACGCAGGGACAAGTCCTCAAGGCAGAATTATCCTGGAGACACCGCCTACCCGCGGACATGTCGAACCCGGCTTGCGGATTCTGTCCACTTCTGGGAGCCATACATATAGAGGAAGGAGCATTTCCCAGGTCAATGTGGACTCTTCAGGGCTGAACATCATTGGGGATGCCGCAAATGAGCCCTCTCTCACTTTCAATCCCCTTGCGCCGAACGAAGTCGCTGTCAATTGGAGGCAATTCGATAGCATTACCTCCGATTTCCGCGAAGCAGGGCTGGGAATTACGACCGACGGGGGCGAAACCTGGACGATGACGACACTCGATAACGGAAAATTCCGCAGTGACCCCGTAATGCGGAGAAGCGAAAAGGCTGGATTATGGTTGTACTGCAGTCTCAACGTTTCTGGAGGAAATTACAACGTTCATTTCTTCAAGGCTTCTGAAATCGGACTCAATTGGAGCAATCCGATTTATGCATATGGTTCGGACAAACAGTGGTTTACCGTAGACAATTGGCCCAATAGCATCGGCTACGGAAACATTTATATGTCGTATAGCACGCTCGAAGGAGAAAATTTTACGCGTTCGACGACCGATGCCGATAGTTGGATGAGTCCTATCGCGATTCCTAACGGTTGCGTTTGGGGGCAACTCGATGTCTCTCGCGATGGCACTTTGCATCTTGCAGGTCTCGCAAGCCCTGCATATTCGAGCAGTTCTTTTCGATACGCGCGTTCCAGCAATGCCAAATACAAAGATCAAACACCGACATTCGACCTTCTCAAGAATCTAAATATGGGGGGGACACTCGAATACGGGTCGAACGTGAATCCGATTGGTTTGATGGGGCAAGTGAATATTTCGTGCGACCGGACTCCTACACCTGGCCCAAAGCCGATTTATGTGCTCTGCTCCGTAAACCCCCCCGATAGCGACCCTTGCGATGTGCATATCATTCGCAGTTTGGATAATGGAAGTTCGTGGAGTAGTCCCGTACGAGTGAACTCCGTGCGAACCGGTTATCAGTGGCTTGCGGCGATGGATGTCGCACCGAATGGAAGGATAGACGTCGTTTGGTATGACACACAAAACGACCCGACGAACAAAAAATCGCAACTCTACTATTCTTTTTCCTTCAACGGTGGGATGAATTGGGCTCCTGCTCAAGCCATCACCGAGCCTTTCGACCATACCCTCGGATACCCGGGGGGGAACCAAAAGATGGGTGATTATATAGACATACAATCGGATTACAACGATGTGCACGTTGCCTTTACGGCGACGTTTAATCTCGAGCAGGATGTCTACTACGTCCGTATTCGGGTTCCCGGAAGAAAGTAA